One genomic segment of Xyrauchen texanus isolate HMW12.3.18 chromosome 5, RBS_HiC_50CHRs, whole genome shotgun sequence includes these proteins:
- the LOC127644468 gene encoding progesterone-induced-blocking factor 1-like, which translates to MPPKKQKDPTANISSSIESEDFSLETTVPTEDISSSDEKDGAGKVTKQLLERKELLHNIQKLKIELSQKNLLIDNLKMDHLTKIEELEERLNDAIHQKQLLALRLDSQLKLQQDENRKQQALRKQEMDTIMLRQKQLEETNHQLCERAGDLRRSLRDLELSEQKYGELKELPEDRLSIPEYVAVQFYEVVNPLRMLVTELQVKKTNLTEDLESHRNQIRSLMESYEDERRARSELEIRCQRLTLELADTKQLIQEGDYKRENYDKIKWERDGNETELRDLRKKLEMLDLTHTAMTKERNELTKEVATLQQSVTLMQKDKEYLNRQNMELNVRCAHQEDRLDRLQTQLEDTKKAREDAYEKYVASRDHYKTEYENKLRDELERIRLKTSNEIESLQRASKEMYERENRNLRETRDNAVIEKDRALNAERDAQAKYDQLLEQFRQLQLGSDSRVAELLNQLKLKMFESERAQMVQEETGRNLSLCQIECEKHQKKLEVLTKEFYGLQTSSEKRITELQAQTSEQQARLETYERLEKELDDVTMQAAEMENEDEAERVLFSYGYGANIPTTAKRRLKQSVHLARRVLQLEKQNTLLRRDLERQKVHSSQISEQLEAANQLLQQAQQPHSYLIETVQKRDTQIHTIKERVTQLEEEVSSLRKEKIALLQVKNNMAADLERLLNHREELSVMKQVLISMHSQQHGGLETEGVSTAVHRPKLLKSTVEEQDNHEPKPTVFTNKEAPDWYRKLKRKTK; encoded by the exons ATGCCACCCAAGAAGCAGAAGGACCCTACAGCAAACATCTCCAGCTCTATCGAGTCTGAGGACTTCAGTCTAGAGACAACAGTCCCTACAGAGGACATCTCGTCCTCGGATGAGAAAGATGGCGCAGGGAAGGTCACAAAACAGCTCCTGGAAAGAAAAGAGCTGCTCCATAACATTCAAAAACTAAAGATAGAGCTGTCACAGAAAAATCTGCTCATAGACAACCTTAAAATGGACCACCTGACCAAG ATAGAAGAGCTGGAAGAAAGGCTGAATGATGCTATCCATCAGAAACAGCTGCTCGCTCTGCGTCTGGACAGCCAGCTCAAACTGCAGCAGGATGAAAACAG GAAGCAACAAGCCCTGAGGAAGCAGGAGATGGACACCATTATGCTCAGACAGAAGCAGCTGGAAGAGACAAACCATCAGTTGTGTGAACGAGCAGGGGACCTCCGCAGGAGTCTGAGGGACCTGGAGCTGTCTGAGCAGAAGTACGGCGAGCTGAAGGAACTCCCTGAGGACAGACTCTCCATCCCTGAATATGTGGCA GTTCAGTTCTATGAGGTTGTGAACCCTCTGAGGATGCTTGTGACTGAGCTACAGGTGAAAAAGACCAACCTGACTGAGGATCTGGAAAGCCACCGCAACCAAATAAGATCATTAATGGAG AGTTATGAGGATGAGAGGAGAGCACGCTCAGAGCTGGAGATCCGCTGCCAGAGACTCACACTGGAACTTGCTGACACAAAGCAGCTTATTCAGGAAGGAGACTACAAACGAGAGAACTATGACAAAATCAAATG GGAGAGAGATGGGAATGAAACTGAGCTCAGAGATTTGAGGAAGAAGTTAGAGATGCTGGACCTCACACACACTGCCATGACTAAAGAGAGGAATGAACTAACTAAAGAG GTAGCCACTCTTCAGCAGTCAGTAACATTGATGCAGAAGGATAAGGAATATCTTAACAGGCAGAACATGGAGCTCAATGTGCGTTGTGCTCATCAAGAAGACCGTCTAGACAGATTGCAGACTCAGCTTGAGGACACCAAGAAGGCGAGAGAAGACGCCTATGAAAAATATGTGGCATCTAG AGATCACTATAAGACCGAGTATGAAAATAAACTGCGTGATGAACTGGAGCGCATTCGTCTGAAGACCAGTAATGAGATCGAGAGCCTACAGAGGGCATCTAAAGAGATGTACGAGAGAGAGAACAG AAACCTTCGTGAAACCCGAGATAATGCTGTCATTGAGAAAGACAGAGCTTTAAATGCAGAAAGAGATGCCCAGGCCAAATATGATCAACTCCTGGAGCA GTTCAGGCAGTTGCAGCTGGGTTCAGACAGCAGGGTGGCAGAACTGCTTAACCAGTTGAAGCTGAAAATGTTTGAGTCGGAGCGTGCCCAGATGGTCCAGGAGGAGACGGGCAGGAATCTCAGTCTTTGTCAAATTGAGTGTGAAAAACACCAGAAAAAACTGGAG GTTCTAACAAAAGAGTTTTACGGGCTACAGACCTCATCAGAGAAGCGCATCACTGAACTGCAGGCCCAGACTTCTGAGCAGCAAGCACGACTGGAGACTTACGAGCGATTGGAAAAGGAGCTAGACGATGTCACCATGCAGGCTGCAGAAA tggaAAATGAAGATGAAGCAGAGAGGGTGCTGTTTTCATATGGTTATGGTGCAAACATTCCAACAACTGCCAAGAGAAGACTAAAGCAAAG tgtacacTTGGCACGTAGGGTTCTGCAGCTTGAGAAACAGAACACACTGCTTAGGAGAGACCTGGAAAGACAGAAAGTGCACAGCAGTCAAATCTCTGAACAG tTGGAGGCGGCAAACCAGCTTCTTCAGCAGGCCCAGCAGCCACACAGCTACCTGATTGAGACTGTGCAGAAAAGAGACACTCAGATACACACAATTAAAGAGCGTGTCACACAGTTAGAAGAGGAAGTGAG CTCACTACGGAAAGAGAAGATCGCTCTACTGCAGGTGAAAAACAACATGGCTGCGGATCTGGAGAGGCTCCTGAACCACAGAGAG